aaagcatTCTAACCAGTGCTATTGATTCGTTGTAATGTAGTAGAGTCTTTTGAAGGGGGAATATTATGAACGAACCTGCATCAAATAATCAAATAGGAATATAAATCAGCTAGGAATATAAACGAAGCTTAtggtttatatattttattctttacatCAAtaccttttattttaatcattatttcattttataatatatacggtTTCTTTATGATTATGGACTACCGTGTAAACTGTTccaatattttacttttttaagtTGGATGTCACAATCTGTTGTCAAGATTATTATAGTAAGTCATGTATATGCACGAACTGTGATCgagatatatttcttatgaatgtctattatattttttttttataataataaatcttttttcccGAAATTGCAAAGTATGGCTGAAGGGAATAAGTATTGATGTtatatcttattctttttacataCAATGAACCGGAGATATTCTTTGTGAATTATACGAAGCAGATGTGTTATTGATTTTTCGAAAAGACAAAGTAGGATATTAAATGCATTTCAATTATTCCTCATTGACATATTGAAGTGATCTCGGTAAACACGTGCaacgtgttctttttttagatttagaaaattttgttactactactatcgttttattttcatgcGCAACTTGTTAGTTTATTtatgtttcatataaaatataatattaatgcaattaatataaaattgaataataaaatgtattaaactTTTCTCCAATGGAGTATAATACttatccttttatatatacaccgTCGTACGTATtgctataaattatttaagataaTGAGAGATATCAACGAAATAAAGAGTGTTATCGACTTAATGTGTTTCACAGTGTCATACTCGAGAAACTCATATgcattatcgttatttttgttaaaggCATTTCATCGGAGATATCCTTCGTTAGTGTGTCATAAAATAAAGGTAGAAAATAGAGACAAGGACATTggtctttttaaattaatttgtcTATTATCCAAACAAACGTGATTTGATTAttgacgattaaaaaaaaagatacagttgctatgagaaatttaattgagaaacttaaagaaagaaagaagtttcgAAGTATCTCTAAAATTCACAAAATTCCATCAAAAAGTATGAACGAGGTTTTGAGgccaatttatattttaagcaATATTTTTGGATTGCGTGTTTTCGTATTTCCCCGAAGTCATTTGAGACCAATATTTAGTTTCATCTATTCCACGTCACTTTTATGTTTGTATACTGCTggttgtttttattataatgggtggaaaaatgatattaagatatataaattagacGGAATTATATCTCACGTTGTAATTGTCATTAATTTTATGGTGATATTTGTGATATGTATGATGGGATTATATCAAAGCAAGGTGAgttcaaaaattctttatgatatattaattttaaggatttcactttataatatttaattaataattttcatgaaCCGAACGATACATAGGCAATGAGTTCAtgtacaaaaagaataaacgagaTTGACAAAACGCTTCAAGCGTTAGGCTCATCAACATCATTCAACTACATTTACAAAAGAACGATTAAGGAAAtagtaatcattattatttatttgtgtctctttataataataattatcctCAATATGATTTTAACAGATCAACCGGTTTATAAAACATCTATAGTAAATTACTTgtctttacatatatataattatgtgatCGAATGTTTACTGGTAATCGAATTCCTTACCGTTGTAAGGTAtgtaatgattttaataatcaatttattagtattataaatGAGAAATCCATGAAATGCGTAGATGCATCAAATCGGAATTTCGACGGGCGAACGAACTCCTTAGTGACGAAAACATTCTACCAATTTCTTCCATTACTTtgaattatgaattaattgaACACAAAGGAATCGAGGATTCATTTTCTACAGAACGAAGTTTTCTTGTTgattcgaaaaaattatttatcatggCTCCTTCATTACGCCAAACGCAATCACGTTTGCAAATTACGAGAcacaaaataaatagaattagaAAATTGTTACGAACGATCAGGTGAGtccaacgaaaaaaatattatttataatatacgtgAAAATGTGACATTCTCAGGCAGATTCATCTGGAATTATACAGAGTATCGAAAAGTATCGGTAATGTGTACGGCATACAGATATCTCTAGAAATTGCGATTTGTGTTTTGCGAAATACGTATGTGTTATACTACACTTATGTGTTCtatcaaaaagaaaggtaCAATATTGATAAAATGTCTGTTCAATTCATTATAACGATTTTGTATTGTTTACAATATTCGATGAAGATTTTTGCTGTTAATTACATCTGTGACAAAACAACGAAAGAGGTATGGGAGAGTAGTGATTCTCTGTTCAACTTTATATGACTATTTAATCATGATTGTTCTAGGCTGAACATACCAGCGAAATTATTCATACATTTTATGGTAATAATACGGACATTGAGATAAGAAAAGAGGTTAATATTTatcagaaatattattaagtttATATGAGTTGATATTGTGTTCTTTATaggtagaaatattttctttgcaaaTGATGCAAGGTAATATCGTATATTCCGCATTCGGACTATATAATCTTAATTGCAAACACATTTGTTCGGTTAGTACAATTATTTGTATGTAATTATGCTGTAAAGAAAGGAGGAATAATGAaacattcaataatttttttattctacagTGTATCGGCATTATAACGACATACATGGTGATTATGATACAAGTAACCGATTCAGTAAAAACTGAATCATAAGTTCCTGCGGTGTTCCTTTATTTTGTCAATTTTACAAACAGTAtgagtattattataaaaaactaTGAGTTActtcatatatgtaataaaatcccatagaaaaataaatgtaataattcatTAGCTTCTTTATTAGTAATGACTGTTAAGgtcaatatattaataaataatttcttattaattttgagTTGATGACGAGATAATGCGtatgtatattgaaaaataatatccatCAAAAGacaaggacgaagaaaatatttaagatgATGAAAAAGATAGGGTGAGTAGGACATTCGTAGTTTTTACTGCAAGTCATAACGATATCTATTGTGAAAACACTTAAGtataataagaatagaaaTTGCTGATAAGAATTAGTATCGCTGAAAAACTCCAGCGAGGAGTACCTTGAAAATAAGAACGGAAACTTGAAACATTTATTTGGAGAAGAAAagtgtaaatattaaaaaagagaattctaGGAACTTTTAAAATGTTTCTATCGAAAGAGTTTCATCGTTCCCTCATGCCATTGATTATCGTTAATTCAATCGTTTGCACTGGTCTATTAGAATACTTTGTTGATCGGGCCATTCATATGATTGGTTTTGTTTATCTCActtcttgttttgttttctataatatttcattttttatgttaattaatatgCTTGATAATTTCACTGAAAGTGATGAAACGAAgttgttaaaattaattggcaaatttcaattttgtaataatgattttatctaTCTGATAGCAATTTTTAGCGGTTTTACGAGAAGAAAGGTAAAAATTTTTCGactaattaataagaatttctTTACTAATAAAATTACCGTATTATTAAGATTGATTGATTGACTTTTACAGCGAATAAAATTGTTCTTAGAACAAATGGAAATCTGCACACGAGGAATGGACGAACTGAAtgtttcgaaaaattattcttcacTTTCTCGATATCAGTGTATCGCAGGAATATTTTTAAGCTTTTTAAtattaggtatatatataggtgaaGTTCTTTGGTTGtctgatataaaattatcgtcaTCCATAGACAACAGTTCGATATTATTgatgtattgtatatacgtCTATCCTGTTATCATAATGATGATAACAGATTTTACTTTTGTGTTTTGGATCAGGCAAGTCAATCGTTTTATCTAGCATATAACGATTCAAAATTTACTAAACAATAACATGAGATTTCCGTATAGATatgtaaagataaaatttgttcAGTTGAATGCTATACTCCAAAACATGTTAACAACGACTATCGATTCTCCACAACATAAGAGAATGCTCAGAATGAAGGATAATTGGGAAGATGATTCTTCGTTATCTACTCTTTATGGGACATACAAAGCGTATGAAAACCTtgcgaaattaaaaagagtcAAGTAAATCATTGACTATTAGTTTGATActgtttattattcttcttcgatttttagTAAGTTTCTgttgtttttttcattgaagACAAATCTATTTGGAATTGATGAAATGTGCCAGTATCCTAAATGAAGTTTATGAATTACAAATTCTTATATCCATATTTacatctcttttatttattattacattgttATACAATCTCTGCGTTATTTTAATGACAAGTAACTATTACAATTGGATAGTACAGTTGTACCTGCATTTCTTATGGATTTTTTATCATTGCTTTAAGATTGTTGCAATAACAAATACGTGTCAGAGAACGATTTCAGAAGTAAGTTCTATTTAACAAttcttattctatttttttttgtttatttatgtatctaatattcaaaaaatgtacaatcttttttaaatttaagagATATAAGTGcgtattgatttttcttatttttttttatatgctgTGAATACTGGAGAGATTCTTTATGAATTGTACGAACCTTCGACCAGCAGGAAATTTCGTGATCAAGtaggaaataattttcatcaatatttgatataggaatatatacaatatatatgaaatcgATAACACTTTTTTTCAGATTTGTAGGTTTATGTATCAATTAATCGAAAATCGTTTAATGTTTACCGTCTGCAGATTTTATGATTTAGATCATACTTTCATATATAGTGTAAGTTGACAATATACATTTGAttcattttcttgtttatttaataaaaatttcttatatttgtgtatgttgTAGGCGATTGGTTCGATTATGACTTACCTTGTCATATTTCTTCAAGTTGGAGATAAGCCTAAtgtattctttaataatacgATTTATAATTCAACGTCCATGATGTAATGAATAAATtggaatgtttcttttttcgaaaatataacaTGTGTTATAGACAATgctttatacaatattatattatttttatatcatacctttttattttttctgtgaattgataagaagaaaaattgaaaaaccgAGGAGAGGATAGGAGGGTAAGTAGAAATAATATCTTAGTATTCCATTAtctcctatttatttttatgccaTTTGAaggtaatatttatatcgaatgatTATATGAAAACAGAGAGTAATCCCAATCCATCAAATGCAAACATAGgtcaaaaaaatatcaactatgaatgtaataatacataatgCAAGCAATATGTCCTGATATGTCTTGAGTTTCATTTCGAAACTTAGTAAAGGATTTTCtgcattttcttcgtttcaaaGAACTTTGAATTCGAAGGTTCTCTATTAGTGTGTTTGAAATAGTTAGTTTCCACGAgaagaaagtataataaaaataaatttgaatcgTTGAAGAAAATTTTGGTAATGTTACTTAGGTTGCAATTTCGACGTGACATTaaatcattgataataatCAACTCCATTTTTTCCACTGGTCTAGTGgaatatttcatcgattataATATCAACACGATTGGTATAGTTTACGCATgcttctctattattttttacattttgatGATCTATTTAGctttattttccaaatttttacGTAACGACAAACAACCATTCCTTATACAAATATCGTATAAGTTGTACATTTGTAACAGTTATGTATCTTATATCGTCCCTATTATCGCTGGTGTTCTGAGAAGAAAGGTAATGTTCTTTATACTGatactttatttaatttattgatatttttatattacaacattttttattatctgttGCAGAAGACAAGACATTTTACGTTACAAATAGAAAGTTGTATTCGAACCATGGAACAATTAAATATTCCGATGAATTTGTCGAAATGTTTGAAGCAACAATGTTATATAAtgtcaatttttgtttttatgttaataaatatgatagcAATTGATATTCGAACTTTACTCTCATTCGGGGTAAATTACTGGAcaacttttattatcttttgtcTCTATCGTTATCCCATTATCGTACTCTTCGTTAGCGATTTTACTTTTGTGTTCTGGATGAGGCAAGTAAATTGTTTTATGTATCGCAAAATTGTTGgatatagtattttttatgagttttaaattaaaagtaggtatataaagataaagttTAGTCAACTGAATGACTTATTAAGAAGTATGCTAACGACTACTGTCGATTCGCCGCAACATAAAAGAGTCCTTCGAAGGGAAAATATCAATAGGAATGATCCTCCGTCAAATAATATTCGTCGAACGTATAAATCGGATGACGACGctatgaagataaaaaaaataaggtaaTTATTAGTCGGAGCAAtaatagtatttataattgtcaattttacttattaatattttatatatatatagtatatatatatatatatatatatatatatatatatatatatatatatatagttatattaatatttcatatatttcattctttatgGAAGGGAGATACATATGGAATTAATCAAGTGTGCTAGGAATATAAACGATGCTTATGGCTTACACATTTTATTCTCTATATTATCGGCTACAATTTTAATCACTGTTGCGTGTTACAACATGTACCGGTTCTTTATGACTATGGACTATCGTGCACAAGTGCATctgaattttacttttttctattggATTTTTCACTGTGCAATCAAGATCGTGATAATAAGTTATATATGTGCACGAACTGTGACCGAGGTATGTTCCTTATGAGtgttcattatattttttttttttttttataataatgaattctttttcctcaAATGTTAACTAATCactaaacgaaataaattttgatgttatatgtttttttttacatgcGACAAACACCGGAGATATTCTTTGTGAATTGTTCGAACCGTCAACGAGTAACGAATTTCGTGCCGAGGTAATACTTGACAATTGTAAATTTATGggaaatgaatattaatcaaTACATTTATACTTCCAGATTCGTGACTTCACTTTACAGGTTATTCAAAACCCACTGATCTTTACAACTAATGGCTTCTTTGATCTGGACTATACATTAATGCGTAATGTACGTTCAAAGCATAATTTTTGCTACCgattattagatttattatattaaaattatcgaaaatttgttatttttaggTGCTCGGTACCGTCACCACTTTCCTCATTATTCTTATACAAGTTGGGAATGTAGTGCGACCAGTgttaattgaaaattcaaCGTTATCGACTAATAATTATACAGATAATTGATATCATTCTTGAATACAAATTCGTTTAAATCAACATACGGCGTTGGAGAATCTTTACagcattaaatatttatagtaaCCTGGTTATACTTTTTTTCCAACATGCGTATTGTTTTATAGCacttgtatataaaaagtgTGGATACAATAAGGAAATTTGTATGTATC
This is a stretch of genomic DNA from Vespula vulgaris chromosome 2, iyVesVulg1.1, whole genome shotgun sequence. It encodes these proteins:
- the LOC127061969 gene encoding putative gustatory receptor 28b gives rise to the protein MILTDQPVYKTSIVNYLSLHIYNYVIECLLVIEFLTVVRCIKSEFRRANELLSDENILPISSITLNYELIEHKGIEDSFSTERSFLVDSKKLFIMAPSLRQTQSRLQITRHKINRIRKLLRTIRQIHLELYRVSKSIGNVYGIQISLEIAICVLRNTYVLYYTYVFYQKERYNIDKMSVQFIITILYCLQYSMKIFAVNYICDKTTKEAEHTSEIIHTFYGNNTDIEIRKEVEIFSLQMMQGNIVYSAFGLYNLNCKHICSCIGIITTYMVIMIQVTDSVKTES